In Geminocystis sp. NIES-3709, a single genomic region encodes these proteins:
- the purD gene encoding phosphoribosylamine--glycine ligase, whose product MKVLVVGNGGREHALAWKLLQSDTVEKVFCTPGNGGTAVLNNCENVAIAVDDFESILKLIQENSIDLVVVGPELPLSLGITDYLQLYNVSVFGPNREGATIEASKSWAKDLMIEGGIPTAKSATFTDKEEAKNYIYQEGVPIVVKADGLAAGKGVVVAMSEHEALRAIDELFAQNFSKVVVEEFLTGQEVSVLALTDGITIRPLIPAQDHKQIGEGDTGANTGGMGVYAPTPIVNSILNDRITKEVLDPILKALQKRGIDYRGVLYAGLMITPEGIPKTLEFNCRFGDPETQAVLPMLKTSLADVLLACAQQKLSDLPPLEWHEGSAVCVVIAAGGYPGSYEKGKVITGILDAENQGATVFHAGTKLMQNEIITDGGRVLGVTCIAKDFQSAIADTYSAVEKISFEDMYYRRDIGHRIL is encoded by the coding sequence GTGAAAGTTTTAGTTGTCGGTAATGGTGGTAGAGAACACGCTTTAGCATGGAAATTGTTACAATCAGACACCGTTGAAAAGGTTTTTTGTACTCCAGGTAATGGTGGGACTGCTGTATTAAATAACTGTGAAAATGTAGCGATCGCCGTTGATGATTTTGAAAGTATATTAAAGTTAATACAAGAAAACTCGATCGACTTAGTAGTAGTCGGCCCCGAATTGCCATTGTCATTAGGCATCACAGATTATTTACAACTTTATAATGTCAGTGTTTTTGGGCCTAATAGAGAAGGTGCTACTATTGAAGCCAGTAAATCATGGGCAAAAGATTTAATGATTGAAGGAGGTATTCCAACGGCTAAATCTGCCACTTTTACTGACAAAGAAGAAGCCAAAAATTATATTTATCAAGAAGGCGTACCTATTGTCGTGAAAGCCGATGGATTAGCGGCTGGGAAGGGGGTAGTAGTGGCAATGAGTGAACATGAAGCTCTTCGTGCCATCGATGAACTTTTTGCCCAAAATTTCAGTAAAGTAGTCGTAGAGGAGTTTTTAACAGGACAAGAAGTCTCTGTTTTAGCCTTAACTGATGGTATCACTATTCGTCCTTTAATACCTGCTCAAGATCATAAACAAATCGGAGAGGGAGACACTGGTGCTAATACTGGCGGTATGGGAGTTTATGCACCCACTCCCATCGTCAACTCAATTTTAAACGATCGTATTACTAAAGAAGTGTTAGATCCTATCTTAAAGGCATTACAAAAACGAGGTATCGATTATCGAGGAGTTTTATACGCAGGATTAATGATTACTCCAGAAGGTATTCCTAAAACATTGGAGTTTAACTGTCGTTTTGGAGATCCTGAAACTCAAGCCGTATTACCGATGTTAAAAACTTCTTTAGCAGATGTATTATTAGCCTGTGCGCAACAAAAACTATCGGATTTACCTCCCTTAGAATGGCATGAAGGAAGTGCCGTCTGTGTGGTTATAGCGGCCGGAGGTTATCCGGGTAGTTATGAAAAAGGAAAAGTAATCACAGGTATTCTTGACGCTGAAAATCAAGGTGCAACAGTCTTTCACGCCGGTACAAAGTTAATGCAAAATGAGATTATTACCGATGGTGGTAGAGTTTTAGGTGTTACTTGTATCGCTAAAGACTTCCAAAGTGCGATCGCAGATACTTATTCTGCCGTAGAAAAAATCAGTTTTGAAGATATGTACTACCGCAGAGATATAGGACATCGTATTCTGTAA
- a CDS encoding SufE family protein, with protein MLSNSFTRPQNLDKIVEKFKRRDNPKQKYEQLLWYAKKLAPMAEEAKTPENKVSGCVSQVYITSKLEEDKIFYQGDSDAQLVKGLVAFLIEGLNGLTPAEIIKLTPDFIEETGLQVSLTPSRANGFINIFKKMQQQALAQLTQNNELNT; from the coding sequence ATATTATCTAATTCCTTTACTAGACCTCAAAATCTTGACAAAATAGTAGAAAAATTCAAACGTCGGGACAATCCTAAGCAAAAATATGAGCAGTTGTTATGGTATGCCAAGAAATTAGCACCTATGGCAGAGGAAGCAAAAACCCCAGAAAATAAGGTATCGGGATGTGTTTCTCAGGTTTATATTACCTCAAAATTAGAAGAAGATAAAATATTTTACCAGGGTGACTCTGATGCACAATTAGTTAAAGGATTAGTTGCTTTTCTCATTGAAGGTTTAAATGGATTAACTCCGGCAGAAATTATTAAGTTAACTCCTGATTTTATTGAAGAGACGGGTTTACAAGTTAGTTTAACTCCATCTCGTGCCAATGGTTTTATTAATATTTTTAAGAAGATGCAACAACAAGCCTTAGCACAATTAACACAAAATAATGAACTAAATACTTGA
- a CDS encoding aspartate kinase yields the protein MVLIVQKYGGSSVGSTDRIKSVARRIDRTVKEGNQVVVVVSAMGKTTDSLVKLAQEISNNPSRREMDMLLSTGEQVSISLLSMALQEIGHPAISLTGAQVGIVTEANHSKARILEIKPDRINRELKQGKVVVVAGFQGITNLADFEITTLGRGGSDTSAVALAVALQADCCEIYTDVPGILTTDPRIVPSAKLMTEITSDEMLELASLGAKVLHPRAVEIARNFGMPLVVKSSWTDDPGTKVISPPNQGKSLVGLEITKAVDAVEFDADQAKIALLRVADRPGIAAKLFGEIARQNVDVDLIIQSIHEGNSNDIAFTVVKGVLPHAESVAMAIAPILDENGNTDILVEKKIAKIAIAGAGMIGRPGIAAKMFQSLAQAGVNIQMISTSEVKVSCIVDQDDCDRAIASLCNAFDIGSSNISHNQEEDHSNFVPVRGVALDQNQAQLAILFVPDIPGMAAKVFTVLAEENISVDMIIQSQRCRLVNGIPMRDIAFTVAQQDAEHAQTALYKLQSDIKFKEIVVDRNIAKVSIVGSGMIGSPGVAAKFFEALAKESINIYMITTSEIKISCVVAQEQGIQALKAVHTAFSLSGDTTLEVPSKEG from the coding sequence ATGGTGCTAATTGTCCAAAAGTATGGTGGTAGTTCAGTAGGTTCAACCGATCGCATTAAATCTGTAGCTCGGAGAATCGATCGTACTGTCAAAGAAGGAAATCAAGTCGTAGTAGTAGTTTCGGCCATGGGTAAAACTACCGATAGCTTGGTTAAATTAGCCCAAGAAATTTCGAATAATCCCTCTCGCCGAGAAATGGATATGTTACTTTCCACAGGAGAACAAGTGTCTATTTCTTTGTTAAGTATGGCACTACAAGAAATTGGACACCCTGCCATTTCCCTCACAGGTGCACAAGTAGGTATCGTAACAGAAGCAAATCATAGTAAGGCGAGAATTTTAGAGATTAAACCCGATCGTATTAATCGAGAATTAAAACAGGGTAAAGTCGTTGTGGTAGCAGGTTTTCAGGGGATCACCAACTTGGCAGATTTTGAAATTACTACTCTTGGTAGAGGTGGCTCTGATACTTCAGCCGTTGCTTTAGCCGTAGCCCTTCAAGCAGATTGTTGTGAAATATATACCGATGTTCCGGGTATTTTAACCACAGATCCCCGTATTGTACCTTCTGCTAAGTTAATGACAGAAATTACTAGCGATGAAATGCTAGAGTTAGCTAGTTTAGGTGCAAAGGTTTTACATCCCCGGGCTGTGGAAATTGCCCGTAATTTTGGTATGCCCTTAGTGGTAAAATCCAGTTGGACTGATGATCCTGGTACGAAGGTTATTTCTCCTCCAAATCAAGGTAAATCTCTTGTCGGGCTAGAAATTACAAAGGCTGTAGATGCGGTTGAATTTGATGCAGATCAAGCCAAAATAGCCCTTCTCAGAGTCGCTGATCGACCGGGTATTGCGGCAAAACTTTTTGGAGAAATTGCCCGTCAAAACGTCGATGTTGACCTCATTATTCAATCTATTCACGAAGGAAACAGTAATGATATTGCTTTTACGGTGGTAAAGGGAGTATTACCTCATGCGGAATCAGTGGCCATGGCCATCGCCCCTATTCTTGACGAAAACGGCAATACAGATATTTTAGTCGAGAAAAAAATCGCAAAAATTGCCATTGCGGGTGCGGGTATGATTGGAAGACCGGGTATTGCCGCCAAAATGTTTCAATCTCTGGCACAAGCAGGAGTCAATATTCAAATGATTTCCACTTCTGAGGTAAAAGTTAGTTGTATTGTCGATCAAGATGATTGCGATCGAGCGATCGCCTCTTTATGTAATGCTTTTGACATTGGTAGTTCCAATATTTCCCATAATCAAGAAGAAGATCATAGTAACTTCGTACCAGTAAGGGGGGTTGCTCTCGATCAAAATCAGGCACAATTAGCCATTTTGTTTGTTCCGGATATTCCGGGTATGGCGGCAAAAGTATTTACCGTATTGGCAGAAGAAAATATTAGCGTAGATATGATTATTCAGTCTCAACGGTGTCGTTTAGTCAACGGGATTCCTATGCGTGATATTGCTTTTACCGTAGCACAACAAGATGCAGAACACGCTCAAACTGCCCTTTATAAACTACAATCCGACATTAAATTTAAAGAGATTGTGGTCGATCGAAACATTGCTAAAGTAAGTATAGTCGGATCAGGAATGATTGGATCTCCGGGAGTAGCCGCTAAGTTTTTTGAGGCTTTAGCCAAAGAGAGTATCAATATTTATATGATCACTACCTCTGAGATTAAAATTAGTTGTGTGGTAGCACAAGAACAAGGTATTCAAGCCTTAAAAGCAGTTCATACAGCCTTTAGTTTAAGTGGTGACACAACTTTAGAAGTACCCTCCAAAGAAGGATAA
- the psbA gene encoding photosystem II q(b) protein, whose translation MTTILRQQRLSSWEQFCQWVTSTNNRLYVGWFGVLMIPALLTATTCFVIAFIAAPPVDIDGIREPISGALLYGNNIITAAVVPSSNAIGLHFYPIWEAVTLDEWLYNGGPYQLIIFHFLIGIYCYMGRQWELSYRLGMRPWICVAYSAPVAAATAVLLVYSIGQGSFSDGLPLGISGTFNFMFVLQAEHNVLMHPFHMIGVAGVFGGALFSAMHGSLVTSSLIRETTETESQSLGYKFGQEEETYNIVAAHGYFGRLIFQYASFNNSRALHFFLGAWPVIGIWFAALAVCCFAFNLNGFNFNHSILNSDGRVINSWADVINQANIGIEVMHERNVHNFPLDLAFAEPFSAPMING comes from the coding sequence ATGACAACAATCTTACGACAACAACGGCTTTCCTCATGGGAGCAGTTTTGTCAGTGGGTTACTTCTACTAACAACCGCTTATATGTAGGTTGGTTTGGTGTATTAATGATCCCTGCGTTATTAACTGCAACCACTTGTTTCGTTATCGCTTTCATTGCAGCTCCTCCTGTGGATATTGATGGGATTCGTGAACCTATTTCGGGAGCACTTTTATACGGTAATAATATTATTACTGCCGCAGTTGTTCCTAGTTCTAATGCCATCGGATTGCACTTTTATCCTATTTGGGAAGCAGTAACCTTAGACGAATGGTTATATAATGGTGGTCCTTACCAGTTGATTATTTTCCATTTCCTCATCGGTATTTACTGCTATATGGGCAGACAGTGGGAATTGTCTTATCGTTTAGGAATGCGCCCTTGGATTTGTGTTGCTTACAGCGCCCCTGTAGCGGCGGCTACTGCTGTATTATTGGTTTACTCGATCGGACAAGGTTCTTTTTCGGATGGATTACCTTTAGGTATCAGTGGTACATTTAATTTTATGTTTGTTCTTCAAGCAGAACACAATGTATTAATGCACCCATTCCACATGATTGGAGTTGCTGGAGTGTTTGGTGGAGCGTTATTTTCCGCTATGCACGGTTCTTTAGTTACCTCTTCTTTAATCAGAGAAACAACGGAAACTGAATCTCAATCTTTGGGTTACAAATTCGGTCAAGAAGAAGAAACCTATAATATTGTAGCGGCTCACGGTTATTTCGGACGTTTAATTTTTCAATATGCTTCTTTTAATAACAGTCGTGCTTTACACTTTTTCTTGGGTGCTTGGCCTGTTATTGGTATCTGGTTTGCCGCTTTAGCCGTATGTTGTTTTGCTTTTAACCTTAATGGTTTTAATTTCAATCACTCTATCTTAAATAGTGATGGCCGTGTGATCAATAGTTGGGCAGATGTGATCAACCAAGCTAATATCGGTATCGAAGTTATGCACGAGCGCAATGTTCATAATTTTCCCCTCGATTTGGCTTTTGCTGAACCTTTTTCTGCACCTATGATCAACGGTTAA
- a CDS encoding phosphomannose isomerase type II C-terminal cupin domain: MGNNLNSNSQELFESEYTRTPPWGTVTLLEDGKNYRIHKITLKPGHHISTQMHYHRSEHWIVVAGTAKVIFNGEERLLMPKQSTYVPMNTRHRVENPGVVPLVMIEVQNGEYLGDDDIIRFPDEDEVGGRIQN; this comes from the coding sequence ATGGGCAATAATCTTAATTCTAACTCTCAAGAATTGTTTGAAAGTGAATATACTAGAACTCCTCCTTGGGGTACTGTCACACTTTTAGAAGACGGAAAAAATTATCGTATCCACAAAATTACGCTCAAACCGGGTCATCATATTAGTACTCAAATGCACTATCATCGAAGTGAACACTGGATAGTAGTAGCAGGAACAGCAAAAGTAATTTTCAATGGAGAAGAAAGGTTATTAATGCCGAAACAATCTACTTATGTACCCATGAATACCCGTCACCGAGTAGAGAATCCGGGAGTTGTACCCCTTGTCATGATAGAAGTTCAAAATGGGGAATATTTAGGGGATGATGATATTATTCGTTTCCCTGATGAGGATGAGGTGGGTGGTAGAATACAAAATTAA
- a CDS encoding DUF4359 domain-containing protein, producing MNPLPHEHKSPLSITLLIGGGLFLVFGCLLLFTNPSQKKYELFAAEQLVIYAKENVCQATSGNLEEAIKSQVCNLMIDTGKNQIPTLIGKTTQKRNYLLLSIYETNLYLYNFTTIGLLNQFYVIGFEKVYDQ from the coding sequence ATGAATCCATTACCTCATGAACACAAAAGTCCCTTATCTATTACCTTACTGATAGGAGGCGGTTTATTTCTTGTTTTTGGTTGTTTATTACTATTTACTAATCCTTCTCAAAAAAAATATGAACTATTTGCCGCCGAACAATTAGTTATCTATGCTAAAGAAAATGTTTGTCAGGCAACATCAGGAAACTTGGAAGAAGCCATAAAAAGTCAGGTTTGTAACTTGATGATAGATACAGGCAAAAATCAAATACCGACATTAATTGGCAAAACCACTCAAAAACGTAATTATTTATTACTCAGTATTTATGAGACTAATTTATATCTTTATAATTTCACTACGATCGGGCTACTCAATCAATTTTATGTTATTGGTTTTGAAAAAGTTTATGATCAATAA
- a CDS encoding ankyrin repeat domain-containing protein, translated as MNHPFSLRSAIIHNDIPQVQKLLTSSLELSYEDKNQGLIYAIQRGYMKIAQLLIGADADVNFQNPPHQMTPLMFACAGNHQSLCELLINHGADVNITNDDETSALMIASYRGYTPIVEMLLKNNAHVNHQDLDGDNSLHLAIKSNHFEVVNLLINSGADVFFDDGALSVAIDQDNIEMVNFLLEKSINVNQSNNDGVTPLMMASAHGNIAIMETLLKAGANVNNQDKAGDSALHLAVLEGHLEIVQILLEKGANPNTINEEGDSPLLIACVQGYTEIVVELLKYGAKVNFHNEQDTPLGLAVVNGWQKIAIHLLNAGANPNTVLADGKTVLMKVCDHNNLELISHLLEAGADVNLEDRGGGTALMWASHRGNFEAVTLLVKVEGIKVNHKNHEGYTAASLAEYNKYPEVAKFLRQLS; from the coding sequence ATGAATCATCCATTCAGTTTACGTTCAGCCATTATCCATAACGATATTCCACAGGTACAAAAATTATTAACATCATCCTTAGAATTGAGTTATGAAGACAAGAATCAAGGCTTAATTTATGCTATACAAAGAGGGTATATGAAAATTGCTCAATTGTTAATTGGCGCCGACGCAGATGTTAACTTTCAAAATCCCCCCCATCAAATGACACCTTTAATGTTTGCTTGTGCCGGAAATCATCAATCCCTGTGTGAATTATTAATCAATCATGGTGCGGATGTTAATATAACTAATGATGACGAAACCTCTGCCCTTATGATTGCCAGTTATCGAGGATATACTCCCATTGTAGAGATGTTGTTAAAAAATAATGCTCACGTTAATCATCAAGATTTAGATGGCGATAATTCTCTTCATTTGGCGATTAAGTCTAATCATTTTGAAGTGGTTAATCTATTAATCAATTCTGGTGCTGATGTATTTTTCGATGATGGTGCGTTGAGTGTGGCGATCGATCAGGATAATATTGAGATGGTCAATTTTTTATTAGAGAAATCCATTAATGTCAATCAAAGTAATAACGATGGGGTAACACCGTTAATGATGGCTTCTGCCCATGGAAATATAGCTATTATGGAAACATTACTAAAAGCAGGGGCAAATGTTAATAATCAAGACAAAGCTGGAGATAGTGCCTTACATTTAGCGGTATTAGAAGGACATTTGGAAATAGTCCAAATTTTGCTAGAAAAAGGAGCAAATCCTAATACGATAAATGAAGAGGGAGATTCACCTTTACTGATTGCTTGTGTACAAGGTTATACAGAAATAGTGGTGGAATTATTAAAGTATGGTGCGAAAGTCAATTTTCATAATGAACAAGATACACCCCTTGGTTTAGCTGTTGTTAATGGCTGGCAAAAAATCGCTATTCATTTACTAAACGCTGGTGCCAATCCTAATACAGTATTAGCAGACGGTAAAACCGTATTAATGAAAGTTTGCGATCATAATAACTTAGAATTAATTTCTCACCTCTTAGAAGCAGGAGCAGATGTTAACCTTGAAGATAGAGGAGGAGGTACAGCATTAATGTGGGCTTCTCATCGAGGCAATTTTGAAGCGGTAACATTATTAGTTAAAGTAGAAGGGATCAAAGTAAATCACAAAAATCATGAGGGATATACTGCCGCTAGTTTAGCTGAATATAATAAATATCCCGAAGTAGCAAAATTTTTGCGACAGTTAAGTTAA
- the rpsP gene encoding 30S ribosomal protein S16: protein MVKLRLKRLGKKREVSYRIVAMSSRSRRDGEALEELGFYNPRNDETRLNVPAIITRLKQGAQPTETVRSILVKAKVFEQVNA from the coding sequence ATGGTTAAATTACGTTTGAAACGCTTAGGAAAAAAAAGAGAAGTGAGTTATCGTATTGTGGCGATGAGTAGTCGTAGTCGTCGGGATGGAGAGGCATTAGAAGAATTAGGTTTTTATAATCCCAGAAATGATGAAACTAGATTAAATGTACCTGCTATTATTACCCGATTAAAACAGGGCGCACAACCCACTGAAACTGTACGCAGTATTTTGGTAAAAGCAAAAGTATTTGAACAAGTAAATGCTTAA
- a CDS encoding KH domain-containing protein — MLNSELNSSVNTTFPPDYDGLVRFLIEPLLESPELLSFDCEQISSTKRIWIRLAFEENEKGKVYGRGGRNIQAVRTVLQSAAQLAGDTLYLEIYEDQDRTRVRRSRPPVRQSSAPRPSGDHYSRRPIRRSAMG; from the coding sequence ATGCTTAATAGTGAATTAAATTCTTCTGTAAATACCACTTTTCCACCAGATTATGATGGTTTAGTCCGTTTTTTGATTGAGCCTTTACTGGAATCTCCTGAATTATTGAGTTTTGACTGTGAGCAAATATCTAGTACTAAAAGAATCTGGATTCGTCTTGCTTTTGAAGAAAATGAAAAAGGAAAGGTTTACGGTAGAGGTGGACGTAATATTCAAGCGGTGAGAACAGTTTTACAATCTGCCGCTCAATTGGCTGGTGATACTCTTTACTTAGAAATTTATGAAGATCAAGATCGTACAAGAGTAAGACGTTCAAGACCTCCTGTGCGTCAGTCTTCAGCTCCTAGACCTTCTGGAGATCATTATTCTCGTCGTCCTATTAGAAGATCTGCTATGGGCTAA
- a CDS encoding glycosyltransferase family 4 protein, with the protein MVKNPYQGIIPEPLCYPQDDGYFKLACVARLWILDKGQDILLNVLAQDKWRERNLKVSFFGSGNNYDGLVNMAELLQLENVSFLS; encoded by the coding sequence GTGGTGAAAAATCCCTATCAAGGCATAATCCCCGAACCTTTATGTTATCCCCAAGATGATGGATATTTTAAATTAGCTTGTGTTGCTCGTTTATGGATATTAGATAAAGGACAAGATATTTTATTAAATGTTTTAGCACAAGATAAATGGCGAGAAAGAAATCTCAAAGTATCCTTTTTTGGTAGCGGAAATAATTATGATGGTTTAGTCAATATGGCAGAACTTTTACAATTAGAAAATGTTAGTTTTCTAAGCTAA
- a CDS encoding TetR/AcrR family transcriptional regulator: MPSQTFFNLPQTKQKIIIEKAIAEFANHSYESASISHIVSEAKIAKGSFYQYFEGKQDLYLYLVDLGIAQQKSFIENANLPKIKDGFFVYLRALFQVSIHFQLTNPELAQILFRGPHHGDIPFREEVFRRTKTVSTTFIKQRIQEAIELNQLPKYLNPDIAAFMIITIATEMRQFIPLHLQLKMNPLIKEGPEINVKTIEQIIDDFVKILEQGIGGRKD; encoded by the coding sequence ATGCCTTCACAAACTTTTTTTAATTTACCTCAGACAAAACAAAAGATTATTATTGAAAAAGCGATCGCTGAGTTTGCTAATCATAGTTATGAATCTGCATCCATTTCCCACATTGTGAGTGAAGCGAAAATTGCTAAAGGCAGTTTTTATCAGTATTTTGAAGGGAAACAAGATTTATATTTATATTTAGTTGATTTAGGAATTGCACAGCAAAAATCCTTCATTGAAAATGCCAATTTACCAAAGATTAAAGATGGATTTTTTGTTTATTTACGGGCATTATTTCAAGTAAGTATCCATTTCCAACTAACGAATCCAGAATTAGCCCAAATTTTGTTTCGAGGGCCTCATCATGGTGATATACCTTTTAGAGAAGAAGTTTTTCGTCGTACTAAAACCGTTTCAACCACATTTATTAAACAACGTATTCAAGAAGCGATCGAACTTAATCAACTACCCAAATATCTGAATCCCGACATTGCCGCTTTTATGATTATCACTATTGCTACTGAAATGAGACAATTTATACCCTTACATTTGCAACTAAAAATGAATCCCTTAATAAAAGAAGGCCCTGAAATTAATGTAAAAACGATCGAGCAGATTATAGATGATTTTGTCAAAATCTTAGAACAAGGTATCGGAGGAAGAAAAGATTAA